TTttccattgttattattagctTCATCTCCAGTCTGTTTTAAACTTAAACGTTCATGACCTTTCCATACAAAACTTTCTCCAACAACATTCATTTGTACAGCCTGAATAACAagcaacaaaattatttattaattttcattaaaatccaaaattgtttaaggaggtcgtttacccaCTCGCTATTCCTAATTTatctattcatataataatatttatgtgttgtgagtaaacggttatTATCCGTTACtatataactgtaaaatataataatacctttatTTCATTAGAAGATGGCTGATCattaaatttggaaattataacATGACCAGCTGTACCAGCAACAATCATTGTACCAGTACGAGGACAAAGAATAACTTTTTTGATCGCTAACCGAGGATCATCAGAATAAGGATCAAAATTTCCAACTTTCCTAAATGGCGGCCACTCTTCCTCATCTTCTTCTGGAGCTACACTATTACTGGAATGGTTATCAGCATCATCACCAACTAATACCCATGatgatttaaatacatgtattgGAAGTAATGGAGTTGCATTTGCAACCCACAATTTGACAGAACCATCTTCATGGCCAGTTATTAAAAGATCTCTACTTTGCTCTTCTTCAATGTTTGCTTCACCACCATCAACTGGCCATTCCTAGCAacatcaattttaaatgttattcaaaagatcattttattataaaatagtaaatttaatttaaattattgactaaaactgtttaaaattaatttagacttACATTTGAAGAAAAGTTATTCTCATTATGTAAGTTTCCAATCGCAATTATATTATTCCAAAGATCTTCGTTTAAATCagaaacaaaatttgtaaatgtGATAGCACTTGCATGAATGGATACAAGATAAGGTAATTGAACCAATGGCCAATCTTCTGTAGATAAATCGATACAGACTATTTCTTCTTCTGCCAGAATTATAAGGAAGCTACAGCCtagaataaattcaaatattaaataatttaaaaaaaaaaaaaaattataatattctcataaTACCTTTTTCATCAACTGAAGCAGTAGTTGtgaaaaaatcaataacttTTGAAGTAAGCTCAAAAGCTACATGTTTAGTAGTTCCCAATCGAACCGTAACTGCATGACGATCACCATAGCATGCCCGTGGCATACCACCAGAAAAGATTAGTAATTGttcactaataaaatataaatcattaatatgtattaaattaaaatattttttaattaatttatatacttgaGGTCTTGAGCAGATTGTTGGCAAACTATTTTAGAGATTGGTTTGCAGGGAAATGGGCCATAAattgttttagtgttttcattttCATCAGATGTTTCGTTTATTTTCCAAAGTGTTACAGATCCATCATTATGAGAAGAATAAAAGCTTTCCCCATTCTCTTCCCAACATACACTTTCTACTTGTTGGCTACTTACAAATGtctaaaaaaagtagaaaagaaacaaatatttaagagaaatataatatatattgtattatgttagtacaaaaatatgaatatcatattttagtttttgtgatacacatacatattgacttaatatagaaataatacaataaaatagtaatggccatagttgccaaTGCTTAagatcaatgaaaaaaaaaattaaattaagtttattctCTTACTTTTACAGCAACTGCATTTAAGCGATCCCATAAAACTATTAGACCTCGACTATaggcaattaaaatatgattttgattTCCTGGTTGTTCTGCTATTACTTCAACTGCACCAGGGTTCTTTTTATACTCATCTGAAACcctaaacacaatttaaaataaagtttaatgatattttaaatatgctaaTAGTACTTTATACATACTTCTGCATCACAACATCTTGATAAATAATGTTATCTGAcaattcaaatgttgacaaatcaataaaaaatatatttcctccTTCAGTTCCGAGTAATAAATGTTCACAACTAGATTCCAAGCACATGGACGATATTTGTTTAAGCCtacaaatcatttaatatttaaattatcaattgactcaatttacaaattaaaaacaatcttAACACCCACTTTCCCTCTAATAAGTATGATTGAACTTCATCAATGGCCATGTCGTTTATTTCCCAATAATGAAGACTATTGTCATCAGACAATGACACCAAACGACCctgaataaattgtatttatcataTTCATTAGCGTaagatgtatttttattttataatctaaatattaaaatatgtgaagtATAATTACTTGATTtggtacaaatattaattttgtaattgcaTGATCGGAGCAAGGTAAATGACCATAGAATTCAACACCAGTCTTACCCAACCTATGTACATTttgttaagaaaaatatttgtgaaaggatttcttttttatataatgtttaaaggTATAATGATACCggctttttataaaaatgtaaattataatagaaaaagtaaaatttattcattgattatataatatacataacacgCATGACAAAAATGATATATGTAATTTAGTGCTTTAAGATAAAACTGAACGACAAGGTCTCAGAATCAATTAAGACATTTAAGTAAAAGGATACACTTTAATTGATCCAGTTGAAGTTCCAATTGCCATAATACGTAATAATGGGTCCCATGAAAGCGATGTTGGCTTATTTGGAAACCCATACTGTAGAGTctgaaatatcaattattattggttaatgctaatttaaaacaacatacCTAGTTTAATAATGGCTAGATGCAAATTACTTTAGGTCTCTTcacaaattgtacattatttgtttaaaataattttaacattttagaatatttaataggtaataaaacaatatttaaaggAATGCTGTGTTCAACATTTACCAAAATGAATTATCAGTAGAAATTAGGCATTGAAAGTAGATAAAAACCAGTTAACACAAGCCACATTGCTTATTGTTAAGCAGTAAACGgactatgaaaaataaaatagcacGTAGTACAAGGAGCCATAGTTACCCTTCTGAAAGCAAACAAGTCTTTTTGGATTTTCTGCCGCTCAACTGAGGGCTGTTGGCCTTTGCCACGGATGAACTTGAGCATGTTGGTAACTGACAGTCGTACTTCTCCGTTCctaagcaaaataatatatgtcaaAAACACAACCCATGGTGAAGTCGTCCGGCGGGTAAATGAATGAAGTATATCAGGTGGTCGGCGTACCTACCCTCGTATTATTCCGTCTTCGGGGTCCTCGGGTCCTCTGATGTCGATGAGTTCAGAACCGATATGCCGGCATCTTCGGGAAACTAATAGTTTAAGAAGTGTGTACTGCGGCAGTCACCGCGACCGTCAACAAATCGCACCGCTACAACAGCGAACGGACTTCTGCCACTGCTGTCGGTAATCCGTAGGCCTGTTCAAACACGGTTACAAAACATTGACAAGACTGAGACGATAACAGAATATCGTGCGGCGCGCGCCACTTACACGTCGACTGTCGTAGTTCAGCGTCGAATACCAGGTAACCTGGTACCGATGTTACCGATGTACGCGCGCCGGTCTGCAGCTGACGGTTTTACCTGTGACTGGTCGTCCGTTGTCGTCGTTTCCCGTCCGGACATAATATCAAAAGTCACAAGTCACAACACAACTCACTACCGACAACAGCTACTGTAAGCGGGGCGCGGCAGGTACATGCGAATCTCGGAGCCGTTCGGTTCTCTCTGATGACCAGGACCGGGACTCGGGAGCCAACGAAACGAAAACACAAAATCGGCCACTATCAGCTCCCCACCAAGGCACACGAGTCGTAcgcgcaataattattattgtgtatttgtgacTTGTGTCGTAGTAGTTGTTGTGTGCCGTTTTCGTCcatatctctctctctctctctctcaccgTTTTCTTTCTATAGTTCAACAACCTCCCCACCGCGCGTTTCAAGGAGGTTGAAGACCTCAGGGCCTGCGCGAGGTGCGACGTTGATTTCTCGACGGCGGCCGCctccacctatataatattattattatgtgcggtTGTAATAATAagacgtttattattattattataggtgtatactaataatattttagagaattacacacgcacacgcccgcgtatataataatatgtacaataataataaattatttaggttcATCGCATTACAAGGCGATTCCTTATACAGACCGATGATGACAGAACTTTTTCCCGGTAAATTgcgtttttgaaatttttttacacaatttgaAGTCATTGCGATACActcgattttaaaaataaaaaaatgtacattgtttatatttgtaaaaaatatgtacaatgtgtCGTTGAAATCGTTTTACTCTTGTGCTTTTTATAAAACGTGCATTCTTTTTTTCGTTTCGTGTCTCGAAGcagaaaataataggtatttgctGCCGAAGATTTCGACGAAGGCGCATAATATGAAtccgtattattgttatagatcCTACTTCGTAGTATTCGCCCGCACACAGAAAACTACTGTATCGCAAAAGAATCGCTCTGTATACGAtgatactattatgtatattgtccCGTGTCCGTTCCGCTATAGTTACTTATAGTAACTACTACCCGTACCGCAGCCGCCGAACAGCCCGGGTCTTGACTaaactattatgttattatgtataatgtatatatatatatatatatatacgatttagttgatttatatagatatataggtattatattatatatgaattataaatatataataatatgtggaacTGTGGAACATACGTGGCtacgtgtgtacctatatataggtagtgtgATGTCTATGTGTATATgcgttatataaaatatataataacgtgaCGAGTACGCGCGTATTGTGTTTATAGGACCTCGGACAGGTTCTGCGTGTACAAGTGTTGTCATTGTGTGTAGGCACgattttactatacatatagtaatattttattatgtatatatatggctgaatagaatatatattaggtatatatatatatataggaatatatatttttaaagaattaggCGAGACCCACGATCactggtaaaatataataatactaatatgtaaCAGTAACATTGACCGTAAATGTATATaatctataacataatatctatgaGTAACCCCTCCCCGGCTCCCCCTACAGtggttatatgaatattattattattgttgttatttttattttcattattgttgCTCTTATTTGCTCTTATTGTGTAATGATATatctaggtaatattatatacatttcgaCGGatgataggtataggtacaattgcACAAAATAATAGCACATCGTCCAAGTTCGAACAAACTATATTCATCATAAGAaacctacttttattttaacCAACTCCACTATAATAATGCATCTACAACTGGGGTACGCTATCGTGATTGATGAAAATGGTTATAAACCTACGATTCTACGAAGAATATACCTACCTGGAGGAAAATGTGTATCGTgacttgttttattattttaataattagttgaaaaataatacatgacTAATGATTAAAATAGCCAAAGGTAACCCATAATCcatatagatatttgaaatctATTTTACCTACTTGACGcttatgttttaattgttttattggtctacatttcaaaatataagtattataagtaatataatagtatatttttattatattgtattaatttatagttttgacTATAAGTATTACTTAACTAGTACACCCTAATTCctgtaaatttcaaataaaattgatgcgagtataatattatagttgtaaataataggtaccccATGTTCCAATTCACGCATATTCCCatcatattgattattgaatcaAGGCCAAATATCCTATAGATGATAttgaaactaaatattttacagatttaattacaactttgactttaaagttatatataagtatacaataggAATAACTTTTAACTCAAAATTGTATAGCCATTAAGCCATTATACGAGATttaatcaaa
This portion of the Acyrthosiphon pisum isolate AL4f chromosome A1, pea_aphid_22Mar2018_4r6ur, whole genome shotgun sequence genome encodes:
- the LOC100168313 gene encoding lethal(2) giant larvae protein isoform X2 — encoded protein: MLKFIRGKGQQPSVERQKIQKDLFAFRRTLQYGFPNKPTSLSWDPLLRIMAIGTSTGSIKVLGKTGVEFYGHLPCSDHAITKLIFVPNQGRLVSLSDDNSLHYWEINDMAIDEVQSYLLEGKLKQISSMCLESSCEHLLLGTEGGNIFFIDLSTFELSDNIIYQDVVMQKVSDEYKKNPGAVEVIAEQPGNQNHILIAYSRGLIVLWDRLNAVAVKTFVSSQQVESVCWEENGESFYSSHNDGSVTLWKINETSDENENTKTIYGPFPCKPISKIVCQQSAQDLNEQLLIFSGGMPRACYGDRHAVTVRLGTTKHVAFELTSKVIDFFTTTASVDEKGCSFLIILAEEEIVCIDLSTEDWPLVQLPYLVSIHASAITFTNFVSDLNEDLWNNIIAIGNLHNENNFSSNEWPVDGGEANIEEEQSRDLLITGHEDGSVKLWVANATPLLPIHVFKSSWVLVGDDADNHSSNSVAPEEDEEEWPPFRKVGNFDPYSDDPRLAIKKVILCPRTGTMIVAGTAGHVIISKFNDQPSSNEIKAVQMNVVGESFVWKGHERLSLKQTGDEANNNNGKNMTCLTFKAGFQPSSVLQVYPPASITAVALHSNWSLVAAGTAHGLVLYDYYRQAPVLTKCTLNPNDLSTAGDTPISRRKSFKKSLRESFRRLRKGRNSTRIVNDKKGASITPDRKRENTGPISPMEARPVERAIEARPVDDALGSMVRCLSFTKTFIVTASHITPTMWAGTNNGSVYIFTISIPPNDKRKERRVTAQLGKEVQLKHRAPVIGITVIDAENRSVTEVQENSTPGKPLDICGPHKVIIASEEQFKIFSLPNLKPVCKLKLTAAEGARVRRMSMAFFKTSDYTESCLLCLTNLGEVIVLSVPDLRRQIHAAVIRREDINGISSLAFTRYGEALYLHSSSELQRISVSATSVTQVDCSLNLPTRDRPSNSRSITPINGYTDDEQDDFPKVNGLTNGTQENGDSNSQLNNSNDLSVGDITIDSIKDHLGSSNTNLNVTSTSNNVDVNNHQKTVTKHELSSTTTTTVKTSNSTTVITNETITVDNT
- the LOC100168313 gene encoding lethal(2) giant larvae protein isoform X1; this encodes MLKFIRGKGQQPSVERQKIQKDLFAFRRTLQYGFPNKPTSLSWDPLLRIMAIGTSTGSIKVLGKTGVEFYGHLPCSDHAITKLIFVPNQGRLVSLSDDNSLHYWEINDMAIDEVQSYLLEGKLKQISSMCLESSCEHLLLGTEGGNIFFIDLSTFELSDNIIYQDVVMQKVSDEYKKNPGAVEVIAEQPGNQNHILIAYSRGLIVLWDRLNAVAVKTFVSSQQVESVCWEENGESFYSSHNDGSVTLWKINETSDENENTKTIYGPFPCKPISKIVCQQSAQDLNEQLLIFSGGMPRACYGDRHAVTVRLGTTKHVAFELTSKVIDFFTTTASVDEKGCSFLIILAEEEIVCIDLSTEDWPLVQLPYLVSIHASAITFTNFVSDLNEDLWNNIIAIGNLHNENNFSSNEWPVDGGEANIEEEQSRDLLITGHEDGSVKLWVANATPLLPIHVFKSSWVLVGDDADNHSSNSVAPEEDEEEWPPFRKVGNFDPYSDDPRLAIKKVILCPRTGTMIVAGTAGHVIISKFNDQPSSNEIKAVQMNVVGESFVWKGHERLSLKQTGDEANNNNGKNMTCLTFKAGFQPSSVLQVYPPASITAVALHSNWSLVAAGTAHGLVLYDYYRQAPVLTKCTLNPNDLSTAGDTPISRRKSFKKSLRESFRRLRKGRNSTRIVNDKKGASITPDRKRENTGPISPMEARPVERAIEARPVDDALGSMVRCLSFTKTFIVTASHITPTMWAGTNNGSVYIFTISIPPNDKRKERRVTAQLGKEVQLKHRAPVIGITVIDAENRSVTEVQENSTPGKPLDICGPHKVIIASEEQFKIFSLPNLKPVCKLKLTAAEGARVRRMSMAFFKTSDYTESCLLCLTNLGEVIVLSVPDLRRQIHAAVIRREDINGISSLAFTRYGEALYLHSSSELQRISVSATSVTQVDCSLNLPTRDRPSNSRSITPINGYTDDEQDDFPKVNGLTNGTQENGDSNSQLNNSNDLSVGDITIDSIKDHLGSSNTNLNVTSTSNNVDVNNHQKTVTKHELSSTTTTTVKTSNSTTVITNETITVDNISTSLVVEDDPSTQSKFEIHRAPLALMEDLEVETAALCDN